One genomic region from Leptolyngbyaceae cyanobacterium JSC-12 encodes:
- a CDS encoding ABC-type multidrug transport system, ATPase component (IMG reference gene:2510094766~PFAM: ABC transporter), with protein sequence MLRIEHLNKSYGQRAVLHDLNLVVSTGQIYGLLGPNGSGKTTTINILCHLLRADSGIIRINDSPVSEQTKHLIGVAPQETLLYRYLTCEENLRFFASLYGLQGIVQTQRVMACLDAVGLSDRANSVAETLSGGMQRRLSLAIALVHQPKLLILDEPTTGLDLEARFELWNLIWQLQKDGITILLTTHLLDEAERLCDCIGILKDGHILVEGSLTDLRQHIPAQEILLIQTTQEAEAIARAQELRIPHRRYGSDLGFWLPKPMELKEIINLFDGISLDTISRQPVRLEHIYLEVMQRSPS encoded by the coding sequence GTGCTAAGGATTGAGCATCTCAATAAAAGCTACGGTCAACGAGCCGTTCTACACGATTTGAACTTGGTTGTTTCTACGGGGCAGATCTACGGTTTATTAGGACCGAACGGATCTGGTAAGACCACCACGATTAACATTCTGTGTCACCTCCTGCGTGCAGATAGCGGTATTATTCGCATTAATGACAGCCCAGTTTCAGAACAAACGAAGCACCTGATTGGAGTGGCTCCGCAAGAAACATTGCTTTATCGCTATTTAACCTGCGAGGAGAATTTGCGGTTTTTTGCCAGTCTTTATGGGCTACAAGGGATTGTCCAAACTCAGCGAGTCATGGCGTGCTTAGATGCAGTTGGCTTGAGCGATCGCGCCAATAGTGTTGCCGAAACTCTCAGCGGTGGTATGCAGCGACGATTGAGCCTGGCGATCGCGCTGGTGCATCAGCCCAAACTGTTGATCTTAGATGAACCCACTACAGGGCTAGATCTGGAAGCCCGGTTTGAGTTGTGGAATCTAATTTGGCAATTGCAAAAGGACGGCATTACCATTCTGCTGACCACTCATCTGCTAGATGAAGCTGAACGGTTGTGCGATTGCATTGGCATCCTCAAAGATGGACACATTTTGGTAGAAGGGAGCCTGACAGACCTGCGCCAGCACATTCCGGCTCAAGAGATTCTCCTGATCCAGACGACTCAAGAGGCGGAAGCGATCGCCCGTGCTCAAGAACTGCGCATTCCGCACCGTCGCTATGGTAGCGATCTTGGCTTCTGGTTACCCAAACCCATGGAATTGAAGGAAATTATTAATTTGTTTGATGGCATTTCACTCGATACCATTTCTCGCCAACCTGTGCGACTTGAGCATATTTATCTAGAAGTGATGCAGCGATCGCCCTCATAG
- a CDS encoding hypothetical protein (IMG reference gene:2510094763) — MIEVEVHQQLRAFLRQQGESYWPHHLTMARLVARALRLDRSALIQTSAFSGYHERYRLSYLVPVLMWQEPVILVAPEAVQQRLLMVEIPQLRQWIGTTKSIQTGDRFPSSDFQGLLLVTPEDWLRDRLYQEGRFPPQIPTIIDGADDLETWGRSQLTSHLQPADWEALMLACPEYMDVIRDTRIQLTKAIFQRPVNPYECYLIEPPEQEIIQFLFHRLQHLTSLSSQAEAATLGHLPLTWQAFWRSLQSERAMIWTEVARQQGVFSLHCGPTDLAADLEPVWGQQPVVLVGGALDLDADATVFRQRVGLDELTCIKFSPDRQEELIHLYLPDKLPMPNTPQFQAALIQEMHTLLRLSAGIQGLTVLLVGDTPLKSQVGSILASEFGSRVQVERTCLDDNGVLVTGWDFWRQHQRVLPSPHLLAIATLPIPSLEHPLVAGRVAYYKKLRQDWFRLYLLPTALNELQRAIAPVRERQGIVALLDNRTIHRSYGNHVLAALSPSARISYLDISLFPRSNYSVMD, encoded by the coding sequence GTGATTGAGGTAGAAGTTCATCAACAACTCCGTGCTTTTCTGCGGCAACAAGGCGAGTCCTACTGGCCTCATCACCTGACGATGGCACGGTTGGTTGCACGAGCACTCCGTTTAGATAGAAGCGCATTGATTCAAACCAGTGCGTTTTCTGGTTACCATGAACGCTATCGATTGAGCTACCTGGTTCCGGTGCTAATGTGGCAAGAGCCTGTAATTTTGGTTGCTCCCGAAGCTGTGCAACAACGACTGTTGATGGTAGAAATTCCTCAATTGCGCCAGTGGATCGGCACGACGAAGTCGATTCAGACAGGCGATCGCTTTCCCTCATCAGATTTTCAAGGACTGCTGTTGGTTACTCCGGAAGATTGGCTGCGCGATCGCCTATATCAAGAAGGGCGATTCCCCCCCCAGATTCCGACCATTATTGATGGCGCAGATGATTTGGAAACCTGGGGGCGCTCACAACTGACCAGTCATCTTCAACCAGCAGACTGGGAAGCGTTAATGCTGGCTTGTCCTGAATATATGGATGTAATTCGAGATACCCGCATCCAACTCACGAAGGCAATTTTTCAGCGTCCGGTTAATCCCTACGAATGTTATTTAATCGAGCCTCCAGAGCAAGAAATAATTCAGTTTTTATTTCATCGGTTACAACATCTCACATCGCTGTCTAGTCAGGCAGAGGCGGCTACTTTGGGACATTTGCCACTAACTTGGCAAGCATTCTGGCGATCACTGCAATCTGAAAGGGCCATGATTTGGACGGAAGTTGCTCGACAACAGGGGGTGTTCTCCTTGCATTGTGGACCTACTGATCTGGCCGCAGACCTAGAACCTGTTTGGGGACAACAACCTGTTGTTTTAGTGGGAGGTGCGCTTGATTTAGACGCAGATGCAACCGTGTTTCGACAGCGAGTCGGTTTAGATGAACTGACCTGCATCAAGTTTTCTCCAGATCGACAGGAGGAATTGATTCATCTTTACCTGCCAGATAAGCTGCCAATGCCAAACACTCCACAATTCCAGGCAGCGCTTATTCAAGAAATGCATACATTGCTCCGGTTGAGTGCAGGTATCCAGGGATTAACAGTGTTGCTAGTTGGGGATACTCCCCTCAAAAGTCAGGTTGGCTCAATTCTGGCATCAGAATTTGGTTCTAGGGTGCAAGTAGAACGCACCTGCCTAGACGATAATGGCGTATTGGTTACAGGATGGGACTTTTGGCGACAACACCAGCGGGTGCTGCCATCTCCCCATCTGCTAGCGATCGCCACTTTGCCAATTCCCTCCCTAGAACATCCCCTGGTAGCAGGTCGGGTTGCTTATTATAAAAAGCTGCGCCAGGATTGGTTTCGGTTATACCTACTACCTACGGCGTTGAACGAACTGCAACGAGCGATCGCCCCTGTACGGGAGCGGCAAGGAATCGTAGCTTTATTGGATAATCGGACTATTCATCGCAGCTATGGTAACCATGTGTTGGCAGCCCTCAGTCCTTCTGCCCGAATTAGTTATCTCGATATCAGTCTCTTTCCGCGCTCCAATTATTCCGTGATGGATTAG
- a CDS encoding hypothetical protein (IMG reference gene:2510094761) yields the protein MPIQKISLEALQKVQQHIKSALALPQSENDPQSILLTQDASEPPEPAFLGDLGSLFYLGRSEEFDSQAPNVTGKWFISSMNPGASLLKLPGINLKSGLRLVTYLYRTKDEGIGATWAVPEIMSTTAQLERVLNDHKHSNPQQPPRPEAALDTVMDAIEGDHSPLSYVIASLLQRELREFGAIGKARNWSHHRLIAAVPTQLKWQWRVKQPQDLSPKVMVYPDQKVAIEFFTCRVVAPIAIFQHLDQYPANQYTAVSTDRPIAVPLRAGLDSG from the coding sequence ATGCCTATCCAAAAAATTTCTCTCGAAGCACTTCAAAAAGTTCAGCAGCATATTAAGAGTGCTCTGGCTCTACCTCAGTCGGAGAATGATCCGCAATCAATTTTGTTAACTCAAGATGCTAGTGAACCACCAGAGCCAGCTTTTTTGGGTGATTTAGGTAGTTTATTTTACCTGGGGCGTTCAGAGGAGTTTGACAGTCAAGCGCCCAATGTGACTGGGAAGTGGTTTATCAGTTCTATGAACCCTGGTGCTTCGTTACTCAAGCTTCCTGGGATCAATTTGAAGTCTGGCTTGCGGTTAGTGACTTACTTGTATCGCACCAAAGATGAAGGAATTGGAGCGACCTGGGCTGTGCCAGAAATAATGAGCACTACTGCTCAGTTAGAAAGGGTGCTGAATGATCACAAGCACTCCAACCCTCAGCAACCTCCCCGACCTGAGGCAGCGTTGGACACTGTGATGGATGCAATTGAAGGCGATCACTCACCCCTGTCATATGTGATTGCTTCACTTCTACAGCGAGAATTGCGCGAATTTGGAGCGATCGGGAAAGCTCGCAACTGGTCACATCATCGACTTATTGCTGCTGTTCCAACTCAACTGAAGTGGCAATGGCGGGTGAAGCAGCCCCAAGACTTGTCGCCCAAGGTGATGGTGTATCCTGACCAAAAGGTGGCGATCGAGTTTTTTACCTGCCGTGTGGTCGCACCGATCGCCATTTTCCAGCATCTTGACCAGTACCCAGCAAACCAATACACAGCCGTTAGCACTGATCGCCCAATTGCTGTTCCGCTTCGAGCGGGATTAGACTCAGGTTAA
- a CDS encoding Protein of unknown function (DUF2839) (IMG reference gene:2510094762~PFAM: Protein of unknown function (DUF2839)) translates to MGDSKRRKETLGEKYGQEANILPWVPVTKTQANQFVKWSTRGAWAGIVLLVIWWLMVRFVGPALGWWQVN, encoded by the coding sequence ATGGGTGATTCAAAACGGCGTAAGGAAACGCTTGGGGAAAAATACGGACAAGAAGCTAATATTCTCCCATGGGTACCTGTAACCAAAACTCAAGCAAATCAGTTTGTTAAATGGAGTACTCGTGGTGCCTGGGCAGGCATTGTTTTATTAGTGATCTGGTGGTTGATGGTTCGTTTTGTTGGACCTGCTTTGGGTTGGTGGCAAGTGAATTAA
- a CDS encoding ABC-type multidrug transport system, permease component (IMG reference gene:2510094767~PFAM: ABC-2 type transporter) — MKYWRETIAVAGRILTELRRRKRSLIFWVVFPIAVLLLNGLIFAERSKTALPEPLTLGQALERAAPATLVGAALFFSCLGGSVATVVAEREQRTLKRLFLSPLSGVSYFLGICLAHSAIALGQTVLVVAVAIRLGAVFQGSPLLAATIVVLSILAYVGVGFILGTQLARRTEDVNTLVAAFGVPLLILGGAFVPAFIFPKVLLDLAQYNPIYHMNEALTKVVAEGNSVSEIASHLGFLAIFAVLMVGAGWVSYRRMLHVERRL; from the coding sequence ATGAAATACTGGCGCGAAACGATCGCCGTTGCTGGGCGGATATTAACAGAATTGAGACGGCGCAAACGGAGTTTGATCTTTTGGGTCGTATTTCCAATCGCAGTGCTTTTGCTGAATGGGTTGATTTTTGCAGAGCGCTCTAAAACCGCCTTGCCTGAGCCTCTAACCCTGGGACAGGCGCTGGAACGGGCTGCCCCAGCAACGCTGGTCGGTGCTGCCCTGTTTTTTAGTTGCCTGGGCGGCAGTGTAGCAACGGTGGTAGCAGAACGAGAACAGCGTACTCTCAAACGTTTATTCCTCAGCCCTTTGAGTGGGGTTTCCTACTTTTTGGGAATTTGTCTAGCGCACAGTGCGATTGCCCTGGGGCAAACTGTGTTAGTCGTTGCCGTTGCCATTCGTTTGGGCGCAGTCTTCCAAGGTTCCCCTCTCCTGGCAGCAACGATTGTTGTACTAAGTATTTTGGCGTATGTAGGAGTTGGTTTTATTCTGGGAACCCAACTGGCTCGTCGCACGGAAGATGTCAACACGTTAGTTGCAGCGTTTGGCGTGCCCTTGCTGATTTTAGGCGGGGCGTTTGTGCCAGCTTTCATTTTCCCAAAAGTGCTCCTGGACTTAGCGCAATACAATCCGATTTATCACATGAACGAAGCGTTGACAAAGGTTGTAGCTGAAGGCAATAGTGTGTCCGAAATTGCATCCCACCTTGGATTTCTAGCAATTTTCGCCGTGTTAATGGTAGGGGCAGGCTGGGTGTCTTACCGTCGGATGTTACACGTAGAACGAAGACTGTGA
- a CDS encoding putative low-complexity protein (IMG reference gene:2510094764~PFAM: Pentapeptide repeats (8 copies)): protein MNSDDLLKQYATGERDFPAAKLSEANLSGVNLSKANLNGANLSVANLCGSNLSEANLSKAKLNVAKLSGANLSKANLEEANLNVANLTLADLSHAELRQASLVRAEMARAELSEANLSFANLSGVDLKDAKLRQANLSHANISRASLKWATFTSANLSQANLHGTDLSSSDLSGADLSYTELRQANLSRANLRGANLTGANLRWADLSGADLSWADLSGARLSGANLTGVNLSYANLLGTILVHADLTRASLIGADWAGSDLSGATLTGAKLHGVLRFGVKTEGILCEWVDLSPNGDQSEIYHLTTERLRLFFHETPPTVRLMVDTEFDGEAHYALAATYCQLARRYQIRLPPPNIRVGRRRTTLTFEMQSDDELFLASYVAILPFKDAAGAHENLLALWKLLCKEDATGAEKLVPVAENLETALRQFMAKAEGIQLPASCEMLLKKATFFQAPTQTILVTSKNQTLTIYSHPYFGKRVTSGTALTTTLTPAIAESSGNELPPLSSLMDFVASFHQPEIAALNRNGSAERPKGHSEVNRMNSLE, encoded by the coding sequence ATGAACTCCGACGACCTTCTAAAACAGTACGCCACAGGTGAACGGGATTTTCCGGCGGCAAAACTCAGCGAAGCCAACCTGAGCGGAGTCAACCTGAGCAAAGCTAACCTAAACGGCGCAAACCTAAGTGTGGCAAATTTATGTGGCAGCAACCTCAGTGAAGCCAATCTCAGCAAAGCCAAATTAAACGTGGCAAAGCTCAGCGGAGCCAATCTCAGTAAAGCCAACTTAGAAGAAGCCAACCTGAATGTGGCAAACTTGACCCTGGCAGATCTCAGCCATGCAGAACTGCGTCAGGCTTCCCTCGTTAGAGCAGAGATGGCAAGAGCCGAATTAAGCGAGGCAAACCTTAGCTTTGCAAATTTGTCTGGTGTCGATTTGAAAGATGCTAAGCTCAGACAGGCGAATTTGAGCCATGCCAACATTAGTCGGGCAAGTCTGAAATGGGCAACATTTACCTCAGCCAATCTCAGCCAGGCAAATTTGCATGGAACCGACCTCAGCAGTTCTGACCTTAGTGGAGCTGACTTAAGTTATACAGAACTGCGGCAAGCAAACCTCAGCCGAGCCAATTTACGGGGAGCTAATTTGACTGGAGCCAATCTCCGCTGGGCAGATTTAAGCGGGGCAGATCTGAGCTGGGCAGACCTGAGCGGGGCGCGCTTGAGCGGAGCCAACTTAACGGGTGTAAATCTCAGCTACGCTAACCTGCTGGGTACAATCCTGGTTCATGCCGATCTGACACGGGCGAGCTTAATTGGAGCTGATTGGGCAGGTTCGGATTTGAGTGGAGCAACCCTCACAGGGGCAAAGCTGCATGGAGTCCTCCGGTTTGGCGTTAAAACTGAAGGTATTTTGTGCGAATGGGTGGATCTCAGTCCGAATGGAGATCAAAGCGAAATCTACCATCTCACCACTGAACGACTCCGATTGTTTTTCCATGAGACGCCTCCCACAGTTCGATTGATGGTGGATACAGAATTTGATGGGGAGGCTCACTATGCCTTGGCTGCAACTTATTGTCAGCTAGCGCGGCGGTATCAAATTCGGTTGCCTCCTCCAAACATTCGGGTTGGACGTCGCCGAACAACTTTGACGTTTGAAATGCAGAGCGATGACGAACTCTTTCTTGCCTCCTATGTAGCCATCTTGCCATTTAAGGATGCAGCAGGTGCTCATGAGAATTTGCTGGCGTTATGGAAGCTTCTGTGTAAGGAAGATGCAACTGGTGCCGAGAAGTTAGTGCCTGTAGCCGAGAACTTGGAAACGGCACTTCGTCAGTTTATGGCTAAAGCAGAGGGAATTCAGCTTCCAGCAAGTTGCGAAATGCTACTTAAAAAGGCGACTTTTTTTCAAGCACCGACTCAAACAATATTGGTAACATCCAAAAACCAAACGCTGACTATCTATTCCCATCCCTACTTTGGTAAGCGGGTTACCTCTGGAACTGCCTTAACCACTACTCTAACTCCTGCGATCGCTGAAAGCTCTGGCAACGAGTTACCACCTCTAAGTTCTTTGATGGACTTTGTCGCAAGTTTTCATCAGCCAGAAATTGCTGCGCTGAATCGCAATGGGAGCGCGGAGAGACCCAAAGGACACTCTGAGGTGAACAGAATGAATTCTCTGGAATGA
- a CDS encoding prephenate dehydrogenase (IMG reference gene:2510094765~PFAM: Prephenate dehydrogenase) gives MNIGIVGLGLIGGSLGLDLRLQGYRLIGISRKIQTCERAIALGAVDEAGTDLSLMQQADVIFICTPLAVMESTVKDLIPHLKPEVILTDVGSVKGWVMQDIAPLWHNFVGGHPMAGKSESGIDVAQHSLFAGCPYVFTPTETTPPTALKVVEELVQLLNAQIYHCSPDEHDRAVAWISHLPVMISASLIAACRGEADASVLQLAKALASSGFRDTSRVGGGNPELGVMMARYNTQALLQSLYAYRDQLDQVIDHVKQENWQELETLLQHNSCARPDFVKNG, from the coding sequence ATGAATATCGGAATTGTTGGACTTGGATTAATTGGCGGCTCCCTTGGGTTAGATCTGAGATTGCAGGGATACCGACTCATTGGCATCAGTCGTAAAATTCAGACCTGTGAGCGGGCGATCGCGCTAGGAGCGGTGGATGAGGCGGGAACGGACTTGAGTTTGATGCAACAAGCCGATGTCATTTTCATTTGTACTCCGCTTGCTGTCATGGAAAGCACGGTTAAGGATCTGATTCCGCATCTTAAGCCAGAGGTGATTCTGACGGATGTGGGATCCGTAAAGGGGTGGGTGATGCAGGATATCGCTCCCCTCTGGCATAACTTTGTCGGTGGACACCCTATGGCAGGCAAATCGGAAAGCGGAATTGACGTTGCCCAGCACAGTTTATTTGCAGGTTGCCCTTACGTCTTCACGCCTACCGAAACCACCCCACCCACAGCACTTAAGGTTGTTGAGGAATTGGTACAACTTCTGAATGCCCAAATTTATCACTGCTCCCCTGATGAGCACGATCGCGCCGTTGCCTGGATTTCCCATTTGCCTGTCATGATAAGTGCGAGTTTAATCGCGGCTTGCCGAGGCGAAGCAGATGCTAGTGTGCTCCAATTAGCGAAGGCGCTAGCAAGTTCTGGATTTCGCGATACAAGCCGGGTGGGTGGGGGCAATCCCGAATTAGGCGTGATGATGGCGCGGTACAATACCCAGGCATTGCTGCAATCGCTCTATGCTTACCGAGACCAACTGGATCAGGTGATTGATCATGTCAAGCAAGAAAATTGGCAGGAATTAGAAACCCTTTTGCAACACAATAGCTGCGCTCGTCCTGATTTTGTAAAGAACGGATAA